A single region of the Neisseriaceae bacterium genome encodes:
- the lysS gene encoding lysine--tRNA ligase has protein sequence MDQQKLFEDIVDENQIIAFRREKLNHLRQRGNVYPNDFKRTNFSQDLHEAYDGWRQEELEEKKITAKVSGRMMLKRVMGKASFATLQDMAGVIQLYISKHLIGEELYAEFKHFDLGDILGATGEVFKTKHGELSIRVTELRLLAKSLRPLPEKHKGLSDQEQRYRYRYVDLMVNQQSRNIFRQRSQILQIVREYMLSQNYLEVETPMMHSIPGGATAKPFETYHNTLHMPLYLRVAPELFLKRLVIGGFERVFELNRSFRNEGISTRHNPEFTMMEFYEAYSNYERMMELTEAVIRYSAIEVRNSLVFDYNGRSVNLEKPFERLTVVEAIHKYNPEYSLENLNDIDWLKLALANLKIESTNHSLSSLQFALFEETTEEKLWNPTYIIDYPIEISPLARRSDINPNLTERFELFVVGRELANGYSELNDPEDQAQRFRQQVVQKDSGDEEAMHYDADYIRAMEYGLPPTGGGGIGIDRLVMLLTDAQSIRDVILFPQMRKEDNH, from the coding sequence ATGGATCAACAAAAACTGTTTGAAGATATTGTCGATGAAAATCAAATTATTGCATTTCGACGTGAAAAATTAAATCATTTGAGGCAAAGAGGTAATGTATATCCAAACGATTTTAAGAGAACTAATTTTTCTCAAGATTTGCATGAGGCATATGATGGTTGGCGTCAAGAAGAATTAGAAGAAAAAAAAATAACAGCCAAGGTTTCTGGCAGGATGATGTTAAAACGAGTGATGGGGAAGGCCAGCTTTGCCACATTGCAGGATATGGCAGGTGTTATTCAATTGTATATTAGTAAGCATTTGATTGGGGAAGAACTGTATGCGGAATTTAAGCATTTTGATTTAGGTGATATTTTAGGAGCTACAGGAGAAGTTTTTAAAACCAAGCATGGTGAGTTATCTATTCGGGTTACTGAGTTAAGATTATTAGCTAAGTCATTGAGACCACTACCAGAAAAGCATAAGGGACTTTCAGATCAGGAGCAAAGGTATAGATACCGTTATGTGGATTTAATGGTGAATCAGCAAAGTCGAAATATTTTTAGGCAGAGGAGTCAAATTTTACAAATAGTAAGAGAATATATGCTTAGTCAAAACTATCTTGAAGTGGAGACGCCTATGATGCATTCTATTCCTGGTGGTGCAACAGCTAAGCCTTTTGAGACTTATCATAATACATTGCATATGCCACTTTATTTGAGAGTAGCCCCAGAGTTGTTTTTGAAACGATTAGTTATTGGTGGATTTGAGCGAGTTTTTGAATTGAATCGCAGTTTTAGAAATGAGGGAATTAGTACACGACATAATCCTGAATTTACTATGATGGAGTTTTATGAGGCCTATTCTAATTATGAAAGAATGATGGAATTGACAGAAGCTGTTATTAGGTATAGTGCGATAGAGGTAAGAAACAGTTTAGTTTTTGATTACAACGGGAGATCAGTGAATTTAGAAAAACCTTTTGAAAGATTGACTGTTGTAGAGGCTATTCATAAGTATAATCCGGAGTACTCCTTAGAGAATCTTAATGATATTGATTGGCTAAAATTAGCGTTGGCTAATCTTAAAATTGAATCAACTAATCACAGTTTGAGTAGTTTACAGTTTGCTTTATTTGAAGAAACAACAGAAGAAAAGTTATGGAATCCAACCTATATTATTGACTATCCCATAGAAATTTCACCGTTGGCGAGACGTTCGGATATTAATCCAAATTTGACAGAGCGATTTGAGTTATTTGTAGTGGGAAGGGAATTAGCTAATGGCTATTCAGAATTGAATGATCCGGAAGACCAGGCTCAACGATTTAGACAACAAGTGGTACAAAAAGATTCTGGAGATGAGGAAGCAATGCATTATGACGCAGATTATATACGAGCAATGGAATATGGTTTGCCGCCAACAGGTGGCGGTGGAATTGGTATAGATCGTCTAGTGATGCTTTTAACTGATGCCCAATCTATTAGGGATGTTATTTTATTTCCACAAATGAGAAAAGAGGATAATCATTAA
- the tsaB gene encoding tRNA (adenosine(37)-N6)-threonylcarbamoyltransferase complex dimerization subunit type 1 TsaB has product MSDISELIPRLAIDTSTEYLSVALQTKCGIFLRHKKVVNKHSDFIIPFILDVLKQANISLNEIQLIAYTAGPGSFTGLRITLSVVKGIALPRNIPLVAIPTLDHIAYQVHNINPQSNIIALMDAKINEIFIAQYQSSPFKKIKSDFILRKNSDEFQTLLTQDNMIIISNNNFHENEITVKNILVRNPKADQLFKLLDNTTNYSMSNAKNSTLMYIRNKVALTHQEQRLKVK; this is encoded by the coding sequence ATGTCCGACATATCAGAATTAATACCACGCTTAGCAATTGATACGAGTACTGAATACCTTTCAGTTGCGCTGCAAACTAAATGCGGAATCTTTTTAAGACATAAAAAAGTTGTTAATAAACATTCTGATTTTATCATTCCTTTTATTCTAGATGTACTCAAGCAAGCAAATATATCCCTCAATGAGATTCAGTTAATTGCCTATACAGCAGGCCCAGGCTCATTTACCGGCTTGAGAATTACTTTATCAGTTGTTAAAGGAATTGCTTTACCTAGAAACATTCCTCTTGTTGCTATCCCTACTCTGGATCACATAGCTTACCAAGTTCATAATATTAATCCTCAGTCAAACATTATTGCATTAATGGATGCCAAAATTAATGAAATATTTATTGCTCAATATCAGTCTAGTCCATTTAAAAAAATTAAGTCAGACTTTATTCTCAGAAAAAATTCCGATGAATTCCAAACATTATTAACACAAGATAATATGATCATTATTAGCAATAATAACTTCCATGAAAATGAAATCACTGTAAAAAATATTTTGGTACGAAACCCAAAAGCTGACCAACTATTTAAATTACTGGATAACACTACAAACTATTCAATGAGTAATGCTAAAAATTCGACTTTAATGTATATTAGAAATAAGGTGGCATTGACACATCAAGAACAACGACTGAAGGTTAAATAA
- the ppsA gene encoding phosphoenolpyruvate synthase, translated as MSSENIIWFENLRITNIDQVGGKNASLGEMISQLTEKGVRVPGGFATTVHAFRHFLAHNNLNEKINTALNNLNVDDINELANVGKQIRQWIIDTPFPEDLENDIRTAWDKMCQDTGGHQISVAVRSSATAEDLPDASFAGQQETFLNIQGFENVKEAIHHVFASLYNDRAISYRVHKGFKHDAIALSAGVQRMVRSDQGTSGVMFTMDTESGFDQVVFITSSYGLGETVVQGAVNPDEFYVHKPILKAGNPAIIKKVLGEKAIKMVFTDETQAGHSVKIVDVPEKDRRQFSINDNEITELAKYALIIEEHYGCPMDIEWGRDGIDNKLYILQSRPETVKSQEAKVDTLRNYHVQEKSKVLCTGRAVGQKIGQGKVKVITDISQMDNIKATDVLVTDMTDPDWEPVMKRASAIVTNRGGRTCHAAIIARELGIPAVVGCGDATKKLSDGQEVTVSCAEGDVGKIYEGLLEIKITELKLDNMPEPPVKIMMNVGNPELAFNFSSLPNEGIGLARMEFIINRQIGIHPKALVEYEKQSDELKKIIDERIAGYTSPVNFYIDKIAEGIATLAASVYPKKVIVRLSDFKSNEYANLIGGNLYEPDEENPMLGFRGASRYISDDFRDCFDLECHALRKVRDEMGLTNVEIMVPFVRTLKEAEQVIRVLKENNLERGKNQLRLIMMCEIPSNAILAEQFLQYFDGFSIGSNDMTQLTLGVDRDCSGEVANKFDERDPAVKTMLALAISACRKLNKYVGICGQGPSDHEDLAKWLVEQGIETISLNPDTVVETWLYLANELSPKQKM; from the coding sequence ATGTCAAGTGAAAACATTATTTGGTTTGAAAATTTACGTATAACAAATATTGATCAAGTAGGTGGTAAGAATGCATCTTTAGGAGAAATGATTAGCCAACTGACTGAAAAAGGTGTCAGGGTTCCAGGAGGATTTGCAACCACGGTTCATGCTTTCCGACATTTTCTAGCCCACAACAATCTTAACGAAAAAATTAATACCGCCCTAAATAATCTTAATGTTGATGACATAAATGAACTTGCCAATGTTGGAAAACAAATTCGCCAATGGATTATAGACACCCCGTTCCCTGAAGATTTAGAAAATGACATTAGAACAGCTTGGGATAAAATGTGCCAAGATACAGGTGGCCACCAAATTTCAGTTGCTGTACGCTCATCAGCAACTGCCGAAGACCTTCCAGATGCTTCCTTTGCAGGTCAACAGGAAACATTTTTGAATATACAGGGTTTTGAAAATGTAAAGGAAGCAATTCATCATGTATTTGCTTCTCTATATAATGATCGCGCTATTTCGTATCGAGTCCATAAGGGCTTTAAGCATGATGCTATTGCTCTTTCTGCCGGCGTTCAACGTATGGTTCGTTCAGACCAAGGTACCTCAGGTGTTATGTTTACTATGGATACTGAATCTGGCTTTGATCAAGTTGTTTTTATCACTTCGTCCTATGGACTTGGAGAGACAGTTGTACAAGGTGCAGTCAATCCAGATGAGTTTTATGTACATAAGCCTATATTAAAGGCGGGAAACCCTGCTATCATCAAAAAAGTATTGGGCGAAAAAGCTATTAAAATGGTTTTTACTGATGAAACGCAGGCTGGTCATTCAGTCAAAATAGTTGATGTCCCTGAAAAAGACCGACGTCAATTTTCAATTAATGATAATGAAATTACAGAACTGGCCAAATATGCTTTAATCATTGAAGAACATTATGGTTGCCCTATGGATATTGAATGGGGGCGTGACGGAATAGACAATAAGTTGTACATTTTACAATCTAGACCAGAAACAGTAAAATCCCAAGAAGCAAAAGTAGATACTTTGAGAAATTACCACGTTCAAGAAAAATCCAAAGTACTATGCACTGGACGAGCAGTGGGACAAAAAATAGGCCAAGGTAAAGTTAAAGTTATTACCGACATCAGTCAAATGGATAATATCAAAGCAACAGATGTGTTGGTAACTGATATGACAGATCCTGACTGGGAGCCTGTTATGAAACGTGCCTCTGCTATTGTCACTAATCGTGGTGGTAGAACTTGTCATGCAGCTATTATCGCACGTGAACTTGGAATTCCTGCAGTGGTTGGTTGTGGTGATGCCACTAAAAAACTATCCGATGGACAAGAAGTTACAGTTTCTTGTGCTGAAGGAGATGTAGGTAAAATTTATGAAGGCCTGTTAGAGATAAAAATCACTGAACTAAAATTAGATAACATGCCAGAACCTCCAGTTAAAATCATGATGAATGTAGGCAATCCTGAATTAGCTTTCAATTTCTCCAGTCTACCGAATGAAGGAATTGGTTTGGCTCGCATGGAGTTTATTATTAACCGCCAAATTGGTATCCACCCAAAAGCATTAGTAGAATACGAAAAACAGTCTGATGAGTTGAAAAAAATTATTGATGAAAGAATTGCCGGCTACACATCTCCAGTCAATTTTTATATTGATAAAATTGCAGAGGGGATCGCAACTTTAGCAGCCTCTGTTTACCCTAAAAAAGTCATTGTACGTCTTTCTGATTTTAAATCCAATGAATATGCTAATCTAATTGGTGGGAATTTATACGAGCCTGATGAAGAGAATCCTATGTTGGGTTTTAGAGGTGCTTCCCGCTATATTTCTGATGATTTTAGAGATTGTTTTGATTTAGAATGCCATGCTTTAAGAAAAGTACGTGATGAAATGGGATTAACCAACGTTGAAATCATGGTTCCTTTCGTAAGAACACTCAAAGAAGCAGAGCAAGTCATCCGTGTTCTAAAAGAAAACAACTTGGAAAGAGGCAAAAATCAGCTTCGTCTAATTATGATGTGTGAAATCCCTTCTAATGCAATTTTAGCAGAACAATTCTTACAATATTTCGACGGTTTCTCAATTGGCTCTAACGATATGACTCAACTTACGTTAGGTGTTGATAGAGATTGCAGTGGAGAAGTTGCCAATAAATTTGATGAACGCGATCCTGCGGTTAAGACAATGTTAGCATTGGCTATTTCTGCATGTAGGAAATTGAATAAATATGTAGGAATTTGTGGCCAAGGCCCTTCTGACCATGAAGATCTTGCAAAATGGTTAGTAGAACAAGGCATTGAAACTATTTCTTTGAATCCTGATACTGTGGTTGAGACATGGCTGTACTTAGCTAACGAACTAAGCCCCAAACAAAAAATGTAA
- the ppsR gene encoding pyruvate, phosphate dikinase/phosphoenolpyruvate synthase regulator: MVGTEKSRYAFFISDRTGITSEGLGEALLNRFDYVDFQKRTYPFIDSIEKAETLVKQINKIVEDGHPRPLIFSSIVNTDIRETIHHCQGFHIDFFDTFIHLLEKELKEIASNKVGKTHGVNDAEKYARRMDAVNFSLNHDDGLIHKNLKHADIILVGVSRSGKTPTCLYLALNYGIRAANYPLIEDDLDKFNIPRLLAPYQDKLFGLTIDPGRLHGIRTERRPDSKYADLENCEKEVIQAEKIFKYNKIPYISSTNKSVEELAASVMAQTGLKRQF; the protein is encoded by the coding sequence ATGGTTGGAACAGAAAAGTCAAGATATGCTTTTTTTATTTCAGATCGGACAGGTATTACCTCGGAAGGATTGGGAGAAGCTTTGCTAAACCGTTTCGATTATGTAGACTTCCAAAAAAGAACTTATCCTTTTATTGACTCAATTGAGAAAGCAGAAACATTAGTGAAGCAAATCAATAAGATAGTAGAAGATGGCCATCCTAGGCCTTTGATTTTCTCTAGTATTGTAAATACAGACATAAGAGAAACAATTCACCACTGCCAAGGATTTCATATAGATTTTTTCGATACATTTATTCATTTATTGGAAAAAGAGTTGAAGGAGATCGCAAGTAATAAAGTAGGCAAAACACATGGGGTGAATGATGCTGAAAAGTATGCTAGAAGAATGGATGCGGTTAATTTTTCTTTAAATCATGATGATGGATTAATTCATAAAAATTTAAAACATGCAGATATCATTTTGGTAGGTGTTTCTCGTTCTGGCAAAACACCTACCTGTCTATATTTAGCGCTAAATTATGGCATCAGAGCAGCTAACTATCCTCTAATAGAAGATGACCTAGATAAATTCAATATTCCTAGATTATTGGCACCCTATCAAGATAAGTTATTTGGTCTAACCATAGATCCTGGGCGATTACATGGTATTAGAACGGAAAGAAGACCAGACTCAAAATATGCAGATTTAGAAAATTGTGAAAAAGAAGTTATTCAGGCTGAAAAAATATTTAAATATAATAAGATACCTTATATTAGTAGCACTAATAAGTCTGTCGAAGAATTGGCGGCAAGTGTGATGGCTCAAACGGGATTGAAAAGGCAATTTTAG
- a CDS encoding aspartate carbamoyltransferase regulatory subunit, with product MVKKQTLSVKAIKNGTVIDHIPAGEGLNILHYFKLDQLQKCITVGFNLKSDTQNHKDLIKIENIFFTEENIQQIAFFAPNCTINIIQNFQVIEKITPTYPDQVIGIFKCPNINCASHTEPVKSHFYVKNKDNKTKLKCHYCEKIYPFEWVHK from the coding sequence ATTGTGAAAAAACAAACTCTAAGTGTAAAAGCTATTAAAAATGGTACTGTGATAGATCATATTCCTGCAGGCGAAGGACTAAACATCTTGCACTATTTTAAGCTCGATCAACTGCAAAAATGTATCACAGTTGGCTTTAATCTGAAAAGTGATACTCAAAATCATAAAGACCTAATAAAAATAGAAAATATTTTCTTTACTGAGGAAAATATTCAACAAATTGCTTTCTTTGCTCCTAATTGTACTATTAACATTATCCAAAACTTTCAGGTTATTGAAAAAATAACACCTACATATCCCGATCAAGTAATTGGTATTTTTAAATGTCCCAACATAAACTGTGCTTCACATACCGAACCTGTCAAAAGTCATTTTTATGTTAAAAATAAGGATAATAAAACAAAATTAAAATGTCACTATTGTGAGAAAATATACCCATTTGAATGGGTACACAAATAA
- a CDS encoding DNA topoisomerase IV subunit B translates to MDKKNCLDLSYDEASVTVLKGLEPVKKRPGMYTYTDNPTHICQEVIDNAADEALGGFADEIKVDIFSDLSLQVEDNGRGIPVGLHPDENVSVLELVFSRLHAGGKFNKKEGGAYAFSGGLHGVGVSVTNALSIRLEVTVKRDGEIWYIAFSGGEVIEPLAKIGVCAKHDTGTKVRIWPDTQYFDHPNYSIPQIENLLKAKAILLPGLRVMLNIHRVDGNLETKEWYYSNGIQDYLVSLLGDTEIIHPVQYMENYLTEDIGDFSKGEGVSVALAWSEKGSVVSSSYVNLIATPLGGTHESGLKQAVFTVVDNFIRLHNLLPRGVKIQSEDVFSRVSFVLSARVMDPQFQGQTKEKLINRVSTRLVSQVLRDTLELWLNQNIDVGKKIAELSIRQAQARMRSARKIEKRKGSGLAVLPGKLTDCESEDVRETELFLVEGESAGGSAKLARNKYNQAILPLRGKVLNSFDVHKDQLLGNAEIHDISVAIGVDPHTLEDDVDLSSLRYGKIAILSDADVDGAHIQVLLLTLFYKHFPKLIEKGHIFVAQPPLFRVDVNVRGKNKQARKYYALDHLELEGTVTKLTKEGFNEGGYSISRFKGLGEMNPEQLRDTTMNPDSRRLLQVCINDIPDDTHKMFVLLMGRGEAASRREWVEEKGNQVEADI, encoded by the coding sequence ATGGACAAAAAGAATTGCTTAGACCTAAGCTATGATGAAGCAAGTGTTACTGTATTAAAAGGATTAGAGCCAGTAAAAAAAAGACCTGGCATGTATACTTACACAGATAATCCAACCCATATTTGCCAAGAGGTGATTGATAATGCTGCAGATGAAGCCTTAGGAGGATTTGCGGATGAAATTAAGGTAGATATTTTTTCTGATTTATCATTACAAGTTGAGGATAATGGGAGAGGAATCCCTGTAGGACTACATCCTGATGAAAATGTAAGTGTTTTAGAATTAGTTTTTAGCCGTTTACATGCCGGTGGTAAGTTTAATAAGAAAGAAGGAGGTGCTTATGCTTTTTCAGGAGGGTTGCATGGGGTGGGTGTTTCTGTTACTAATGCACTGTCAATTCGATTGGAAGTGACTGTAAAACGAGATGGTGAAATTTGGTATATTGCTTTTTCGGGAGGTGAAGTTATAGAGCCTTTGGCCAAAATTGGGGTTTGTGCAAAACATGATACTGGGACGAAAGTGAGAATTTGGCCAGATACTCAATATTTTGACCACCCAAATTATTCGATCCCTCAAATAGAAAACTTGCTTAAAGCCAAGGCTATTTTATTGCCTGGGTTAAGAGTAATGCTAAACATACATAGAGTGGATGGTAATCTAGAAACTAAAGAATGGTACTATTCAAATGGTATACAGGATTATTTGGTCTCGTTATTAGGCGACACTGAAATAATTCATCCTGTTCAATATATGGAAAATTATCTTACTGAGGATATTGGTGATTTTAGTAAAGGAGAAGGTGTATCTGTAGCACTGGCTTGGAGTGAAAAAGGTTCTGTTGTTTCTAGTAGCTATGTGAATTTGATAGCAACTCCCTTAGGCGGAACACATGAGTCTGGATTAAAGCAAGCTGTTTTTACTGTTGTCGATAATTTTATTCGATTACACAATCTATTACCTAGGGGTGTTAAGATACAAAGTGAAGATGTTTTTTCTAGAGTCTCCTTTGTTTTGTCTGCTCGAGTGATGGATCCGCAATTCCAAGGTCAAACCAAAGAAAAACTTATTAATAGAGTAAGTACTCGTTTAGTGTCTCAAGTATTACGAGACACTCTTGAATTGTGGTTAAATCAAAATATAGATGTAGGTAAAAAAATAGCAGAACTGTCCATTAGACAGGCACAAGCAAGGATGCGTTCTGCTAGAAAAATTGAAAAAAGAAAAGGATCAGGGCTTGCGGTACTCCCCGGAAAATTGACAGATTGTGAGAGTGAAGATGTCCGAGAAACAGAACTATTTTTGGTGGAGGGGGAATCCGCTGGTGGTTCAGCTAAATTGGCGAGGAATAAGTACAATCAAGCGATTTTACCTTTAAGAGGTAAGGTATTAAATAGTTTTGATGTGCATAAAGATCAGTTGTTAGGGAATGCTGAGATACATGATATTTCTGTTGCAATTGGCGTTGATCCTCATACATTAGAGGACGATGTGGACTTGAGTTCTTTACGTTATGGAAAGATTGCTATTTTATCAGATGCAGATGTAGATGGTGCCCACATACAGGTACTATTGCTAACTCTGTTTTACAAGCATTTTCCTAAATTGATAGAGAAAGGGCATATTTTTGTGGCACAGCCTCCTTTATTTAGAGTGGATGTTAATGTGAGAGGTAAAAATAAACAAGCAAGAAAATATTATGCTTTAGATCATCTGGAACTGGAGGGTACAGTTACTAAATTAACAAAGGAAGGTTTTAATGAAGGTGGATACTCTATTAGCCGATTTAAAGGGTTAGGAGAAATGAATCCCGAACAGTTGCGAGATACAACTATGAACCCCGATAGCAGACGACTACTACAGGTTTGTATTAATGATATACCAGATGATACTCATAAAATGTTTGTGTTATTAATGGGTAGAGGTGAAGCAGCTTCTAGACGTGAATGGGTTGAGGAAAAAGGTAATCAAGTAGAAGCAGATATTTAA
- a CDS encoding RNA pyrophosphohydrolase translates to MLDQLGYRPNVGIVIVNRDNKVFWGKRVRQLAWQFPQGGINEGETPDEAMYRELMEEVGLKPEHVEIINRTDDWIYYDVPKKWLKKDSDSLYKGQKQIWYLLRFVGRDSDISLRATSNPEFNGWRWNAYWNPIREIVDFKKEVYQTVLKEFAPILGVDSDLIQK, encoded by the coding sequence ATGTTAGATCAATTAGGATATCGACCTAATGTTGGGATCGTCATTGTCAATCGAGACAACAAGGTATTTTGGGGGAAGAGAGTTAGACAACTAGCTTGGCAATTTCCCCAGGGTGGGATTAATGAAGGGGAGACGCCTGATGAGGCGATGTATAGGGAATTGATGGAAGAAGTTGGTTTAAAACCTGAGCATGTTGAAATTATTAATCGGACTGATGATTGGATCTATTATGATGTTCCTAAAAAATGGTTGAAGAAAGATTCAGATAGCCTTTATAAGGGACAAAAACAGATTTGGTATTTGCTAAGGTTTGTTGGCCGAGATTCAGACATTTCTTTGAGAGCTACTAGCAATCCTGAATTTAATGGTTGGAGATGGAATGCTTACTGGAATCCCATTAGAGAAATTGTTGACTTTAAAAAAGAAGTATATCAAACAGTATTGAAAGAATTTGCCCCTATTCTGGGAGTTGATTCTGACCTAATTCAAAAATGA
- the pyrB gene encoding aspartate carbamoyltransferase, whose protein sequence is MCNPLYKKNIISVPELSKNELELLVQTGLDLKHSPRNDLLNGKMIASCFFEPSTRTRLSFETAIQKLGGKVIGFSDAQNTSVKKGETLADTARMLDSYADAIVMRHNKDGAARIMGEFATCPVINAGDGTNQHPSQTLLDLISIKETQKTLENLKIALVGDLKYGRTVHSLVQALSLFNCEFYFLSPDNLAMPDYICEELDYAGIKYQTSQSLTHAIEVVDILYMTRIQKERFDEQEFLKLKNSYILNASLLSKAKPNLKILHPLPRVDEIHYSVDSTPYAYYFQQAYNGVFARQAILALVLNPSIS, encoded by the coding sequence ATGTGTAATCCCCTTTACAAGAAAAATATCATTTCAGTTCCTGAGCTCTCTAAAAATGAGCTTGAACTTTTGGTACAAACAGGATTAGATTTAAAGCATTCACCACGTAATGATTTATTGAATGGTAAAATGATTGCTAGCTGTTTCTTTGAACCTTCGACTCGAACGAGACTTTCATTTGAAACTGCGATACAAAAATTAGGAGGGAAAGTTATCGGTTTTTCTGATGCCCAAAATACCAGTGTTAAAAAAGGAGAAACTTTAGCAGATACTGCACGTATGCTTGATTCCTATGCAGATGCAATTGTGATGAGACACAATAAAGATGGTGCAGCAAGAATCATGGGGGAATTTGCAACTTGCCCCGTTATCAATGCAGGGGATGGTACTAATCAACATCCCTCCCAAACACTTCTGGATTTAATCTCAATTAAAGAAACACAAAAAACCTTAGAAAATTTAAAAATCGCCTTGGTCGGTGATTTAAAATACGGGAGAACTGTACATTCTTTGGTTCAAGCTTTAAGCTTATTTAACTGTGAGTTTTATTTTTTATCTCCAGACAATCTGGCAATGCCTGATTATATTTGTGAAGAACTAGATTATGCAGGTATTAAATATCAAACCTCACAATCTTTGACTCATGCAATTGAAGTAGTCGATATTTTATATATGACCCGTATTCAGAAAGAACGCTTTGATGAGCAAGAATTTCTAAAACTAAAAAATAGCTATATATTAAATGCTTCTTTACTAAGTAAAGCGAAGCCCAATTTAAAAATTTTACATCCGTTACCAAGAGTAGATGAAATCCATTACTCAGTGGACAGCACGCCTTACGCCTATTATTTCCAACAGGCATACAACGGTGTTTTTGCGAGACAAGCAATTCTTGCTCTGGTACTTAACCCCTCAATTTCTTAA
- the rimI gene encoding ribosomal-protein-alanine N-acetyltransferase, protein MIRKIQLSDLEFIHRIDQSTNPHPWSLGNIQSSIQHYLGYVYLHQNNLVSFLLFANQLDYTEILLLATEPKHQNQHFASQLINCLVEYNKRANIYKILLEVRQSNSIALQFYQRKGFTYLDTRRNYYQSPIEDALILKKNVRF, encoded by the coding sequence TTGATACGTAAAATACAACTCTCCGATTTAGAATTTATCCATCGTATTGATCAATCAACCAACCCTCACCCATGGAGTCTTGGAAATATTCAGTCTAGTATCCAACATTATTTAGGATACGTATACTTGCATCAAAATAACTTGGTTTCTTTTTTATTATTTGCAAACCAATTAGACTATACAGAAATTTTATTACTTGCCACCGAACCTAAGCATCAGAATCAACATTTTGCAAGCCAACTAATCAATTGTTTAGTAGAATATAACAAAAGAGCTAACATCTATAAAATTCTGCTCGAGGTAAGACAATCAAATTCAATTGCTTTACAATTTTATCAGAGAAAAGGTTTTACCTATTTAGACACAAGAAGAAATTATTACCAAAGTCCTATTGAAGATGCATTAATTTTGAAAAAAAATGTTAGATTTTAA
- a CDS encoding DNA-binding protein HU (histone-like DNA-binding protein): MNRSGLVSAIAESAGISKNTAAKALDGFIGAISDALGKGEAVTLVGFGTFYVGERAERNGRNPKTGEPIVIKASKTPKFRAGKGLKKSV; this comes from the coding sequence GTGAATAGGTCTGGATTAGTAAGTGCAATTGCGGAGAGTGCGGGAATTTCTAAAAATACTGCGGCTAAAGCTTTAGATGGTTTTATAGGCGCTATTTCTGATGCTTTGGGTAAAGGTGAGGCTGTTACTTTAGTAGGATTTGGTACATTTTATGTAGGGGAGCGTGCAGAAAGAAATGGTAGAAATCCTAAAACAGGAGAGCCTATCGTGATTAAGGCTTCAAAAACACCTAAATTTAGAGCGGGTAAAGGCTTGAAAAAATCGGTTTAG